ACTGCCACTGTCAGCTGGGTTACCTTCTGGAGGAGAATGGACACAACTGCACCGGTAGGAGGATCCCGTCGAGGACACTTCAGCCTGATGAATGAAAGACATATTTcccagatagacagatagattgTGGGGGCAAAGGAAGTGTATTCTAGTATCCTGTGCTTTGCAGACAACTAATACATTCCCAGTTCTCAAGTGTTCTCTGGACCACGTGTGATGTAATGTCTCAGGTAGTTGGGTTTCCAGGTATCATGTATTCAGTATTTAGTGTTGCTTGATGTCAGTAACCAAGGACAATGTAGGGTTGGGGCTCTTGCTCTTGGAATGTGAAGTCTCACCTTTACTGTATTTTCAGTGATACCTTTGCCCTGATCTTCCTGATAGATGTGGACGAGTGTGCATCACCTAAAGGCCCGTGTGAGCAGGTCTGCACCAACACCGAAGGCTCCTTTCAGTGCTTCTGCCACTCAGGCTTCCAGCTGCACGTGGATGGCTTTAAATGTGTAGGTATGTACAGTAGGGCCTCCTGCTTTCTCACCCGCCTGCTGAACACATGGCTGATGGTGCTGTGAGGACATTCTTCCTAGGGGAGGCCTGGAATAATCTTGATGTTCTTGACATTACAGCAGACATCGGTAGAGAAACGTCTTTAATACTTATGTGTGTCTGTAGTGATGATGCACCTGCAGTGTGTATCTATAGTGATCGTGTACCTGCTGTATGTGTCTGTAGTAATTGTGCACtcgctgtgtgtgtctgtcgtGATGTGTGTGTTAGCTCCGTCAGTAGAGCGTGTATACCTGCTGTATGTGTCTGGTGTGATTGTGTTCCTGCTGTATGCATTTGTAGTGATTTTATCTCTTCGTTCATTTTTCTACGGTAAATGAGCCATGTCTTTATATGCTCTCCTTTATGTGTCTGCGCTCCGGCCCCAGACATCGATGAGTGCAAGCTTCAAAATGGCGGCTGCTCTCACAGCTGCACCAACACCATCGGTGGACACATCTGCCTCTGCCCTGAGCCTCTTCTGCTGGACAAGGACAACATTACTTGCATCAGTATGTCCCTTCAAACTCTTCTTACTTTATCTCTGACTTTccttctttgatttttttctttatttatcaTCACCCTGTCTCCTGATTAATAATCCAATTGTGCCTGTCATTTTTCctgttctgtgatgttgtgcATCCCTGTAAGATGTGACTTCCTGCCAGCTACGGAATGGAGGCTGTGGTCACAGGTGTACAGTATGGACAGAGGGGCATGTCCATTGCAGCTGCAATGCAGGCTGGATGCTCGGGGCGGACCAGCGGAGCTGTGTGggtgagagaatggaagggcAAGGGGGGAAAGAGAGGATCCTGGGAGAATGATCAGTGGATGATCAGTCAATGATCATTCAGTTCTTTTAAATACAGCTCATATTACAGTCAAAAgagagaaataataataataataataataataataattaccccTACAATTGTATTTAGTCTTATTAAAATGTTCTTGTCCATGGGTCACGTCCTATCACCTGGTGTTGGAGGGTGGTGGAGATGCTTCTGGGGGGAGGATTCTGCATGCCCTGAAGGGTCACCCCCCTCCTGCCGTGCACTCCTCCCCCAGATGTAGACGAGTGCAGTGACTTCACCAATGGCGGCTGCGAGCAGCTCTGCATCAACCACCCTGGCACCTTCAACTGCAGCTGCAGGAAGGGCTTCCAGGCCCGTGCCGACGACCCCACAAAGTGCCAGCGTGAGCGTCGGAGGGGTTCCTCTTTCACACCCGGGCTCTCTGTCCCATATGAGCTGCTCAGCTGTTCTGTCTTGCAGGATAAAATGGCTGTATAGTCACATGATATTTGTGGTGCAGGAATACCTTATACATTTCCCGCAAGATCATCAGGCCATCAGCGGCACAAAGCCAAGTTCCACTGCCTCCGATAAGACCTGATTGAGTTACATTTTATGTTCTGAAGTACAAAGTTTGTGAGCAGAACCTGCAACTTTTGGCCAGGTGCCTGGTTCGTAGGTATTATACCAGGTTACCTTTAGATTATTTTTTAGAAGAGTTTATGCGAAGGAGCTGATAAAGGGGAGAACAGCAAGGACACTTCTGGGATTTGAAGCTGCAGCCTTGGTTTAGGGATCATTAATCACCACACCACTTCATGCATCCAGCGTTCTGTGAtgtctcactttctctctccctctcttttccCCAGCTTTTTGCGACCCCCCGTGTCAGAATTACGGGGTGTGTGTGGCCCCCAACACGTGTGACTGCCCCGCTGGATACCCAGGAGCGGGCTGCTCAGGTAAACTCTCAGCCCGTTAATAGACACCCGATGTCATATTGCCTTTGTCTTATCTTTGTGCCTGTCATATTTTGGCATGTTCTAGCCATGTGCTCCCCGCCATGTGCTCACGGAGGGACCTGTATGCGCTGGAACATGTGTATGTGCCCCGCTGGATGGACTGGGTCGGGCTGCCACACAGGTAATCCATGGTGATCCATCTCACCTGTCAGGCAGGTAGTCCTCTGTGATCCATCTCACCTGTGAGACAAGTGATCCTCTGTGATCTACCTCAGTGGTCCATCTCACCTGTGAGACACGTGATCCTCTGTGATCTACCTCAGTGGTCCATCTCACCTGTGAGACAAGTGATCCTCTGTGATTTACCTCAGTGGTCCATCTCACCTGTGAGACACGTGATCCTCTGTGATCTACCTCAGTGGTCCATCTCACTTGTGAGACACGTGATCCTCTGTGATCTACCTCAGTGGTCCATCTCACCTGTGAGACACGTGATCCTCTGTGATGTACCTCAGTGGTCCATCTCACCTGTGAGACAAGTGATCCTCAGAAATCCACTTCACCATCTCACTTTATCGTAGGTGATAAGGAAATAAAATTTTCTCAGTGACTGTCAAACATCAAACAACAGCAGCACAAAAAGCCCATGTCCGTTTTAATGACGAtgacacacacacctgcatgaCACATGGCCAAGGATAATGTTTACCTGGCCTTTTGTCCTACACTTgtcctccccaccccaccccactgcACCCCCTCTGTCTCACCCAGCTGTGTGTGAGCTGCCGTGCgtcaacagggggcgctgtgtagGCCCGAACACCTGCCAGTGCCCTTCTGACTACAGTGGTCCACAGTGCTTCAGTCGTGAGTACCCAAAAAAACCACCACAGTCACAGCATCCCTCACCAGTCTCTCTTAAAGACAcagtgttattttattttttaatctcaACAAATGTGTACATTTACCCTTTTACCTCACTGGAAAACATAAAAGAGTGTTTTAAATTACGTGCTTTGAGTGACATAGCTTCAGGTTATTGGTGAGCTGCATTGATATAGATGATGCCTGTGATGACACATTTTCCTCTCAAGCTCTtaagcagagacagacagagtcGTTGAAGTACCTGTGGAACATCTGCTGGCACATGAGAATGATAACTGCTGAACTGGGGACAGACTGGCCCTCGTACCCTGGGGAGAGTGTTAGGGGGACCCTTTCTGAAATGCTGCTTCGTCGCTCTTTCTCTCTGCAGCCGTCTGCACACCGCCCTGCCTGAACGGCGGCAGATGTGTGGATGTCAACAAGTGCACCTGCAGTGAAGGGTGGACAGGAGCGCGATGCCAGATAGGTATGAAGAAAACGTAACAGCGCCCCCTAGCTAGTGTAGGCTGTAGGCTCATTAATGATCAGTTTTTAAACTTTTCCTGCTTTCTGGAGGTGTTACATTTTGAACTTGTTATGACATGGGAGTGTATTCCAGAGAGGTCTGCTGATGTCTGTCTGCCCTTCCTCAGAGCCAGTTCAGTGTCCGAAGGGGTGTAAGAATGGTGGAACTTGTGTGGGCCTTAACAGGTGTCGCTGTGCTGGTGGATTCACAGGGGACCTCTGCGAGGCAGGTAGGGGTGAATCTTTACTCCTAAATGCACcaaagaaaaactaaaaattgaattaaaaaatgGGTATATGTTTATAGGTTTTGTGGAAGTGATCTCAAAATCTCATCCAGAAATCACACTGACATCTGTCAGCGATTCAGGGGCATTATGAAGGGGTGGGAAATTCAGATGTTTCCAGGGGCCCTAAaatatttggaacataattggagtGGTCTTGGTTGGGGGCCCAATGTTACATGCTTTCCTGGGGCTCAGAATCTCTAGTGATGCCCCTGCAGCACTTTATTGAGAGAGTCTGTGCTGTGATTCCAGAGGTAACCACACCCTGTGTGCCGCCCTGCCAGCACGGCGCCATCTGCAGTCCTCAAAATAAGTGCACCTGTCCAGTAGGCACCGCTGGACTTCGCTGTGAGAAATTGTAAGTTTCGGCCTCCTGCCACTAGATGgcacaatttaaattttattggggGTAATCATTCAGCCTTttcacaaagcaaaaaaaacattggaatGTTTGTGTTGTTTGCATGTGTTATTACCCCTATTTCAATTTAGTAGCCAGTGTTTCTCCTTGCTTGTTTCAGGATGTGTCCAGTGGTGACCACAGTGGTCAGCATGGCACGGGCTGTACGCAAGGGGGTCAGAGAAAGTTATGTGGATCGCTGTGGTCCTCTGGGCGTCCAGCTCTGCACCAAGTACAGGTAATAACAGTGCATGTACGCTGTCACATACAAATACCCGTTCAATGGAAGTTTAAATAATCTCCTTTTTTCCAGGATCAATCAGGCAAGGGTATACCTGCAGGCCTACAGGGTCGGATATAAGATCCAGTGTCCAGAGAAGAGCAGATGAAAACCATGCCCAGTCTAAGTTGGAATCTACTTTATCGTTCAACTTTGAGACCAAGCAGTTCCACAGAGCTGTCACTTCATTTAGAGCTCCTCCTAGTGGATAAATTTAATTCCTTCCTGCTCTTCAGAATATGATGAAAGTATTACTGCTTACAGTAACTAAGCCCTGCCCTAAAAAACTTGAAACATTAAATTTGGAAGTATAACTGGTCACTTATTCAGTCAAAACTGAACACTGTGAACGAGAACTTTACGTGTCTAAACAAGCATGCTGCCAACACCTCTTAATGATTAATTAGGGAAGGAGAATGTTAGGCAGTTCCTCTGTCATGTGGCTCATAGCTATAACCCCCGAGAGCTGGTGATCCAAACACTGTTCAGTGAAAAAAACAACTGTgattaaaaatgtacatttttatattaaaaaaataggAGTGTGTTCGACTGTGATGTTTGTGTGTGGGACAGGGCAGGATTAAACGTTTTTAGAGCCCCTGAACAACAGCACACACATCATGTTATGTCAGAAAGAAAGGCAGCTGATTAGTGATTCATGGTGTTGGGGAGAACGCTGTAAATCCTTGttggtcatttaaaaaaattttgttCTAAATTCTTGACAAATGgctatagaaaatggatggatgggtgggctTCAAAATGCTTAATAATGTCAGATGCCAGATCCTTTTCAGGTTCACAGAATGCTCCGTTTATGGTTAACTTTGCCTTGGTTGTTCAATTACTCAAAATTCTAGGGAATTTAGTATTTACGGAATCTCCCTGTTTAGCATCATAGTTCAGGCTGGTTACCTGGATGTATTGCGCACTGCTAGGCTGTACAGTAAAATGTACGGGCTTCTGTTAAATAATCTGGCTCAAACATTAGCACATGATTTAAAGTTTCAAGGCTTATTGTCACGTGTTTGGGGGACAGTGAAATATTTGTGCCAGAATTGCAGGGGAAGAGACTGGAGTAAGGGGAAAATAGGACAAACAGCAatgcaatacaggacaagacagcacaattaaataattaaacatattgTGTAATAGGTAACACAATATGGGGATGTGGAGACTGACAGCAGTACAGTATATAATTTAGATAATTAACACTATTAACAATAGTGTGCAATGCAGTGAGCATGCAGTGGGTGGACAGATGCAGGTTCTTTACCAAGCTGATGGCCCTGGGAAAGAAACTGTGTGCAGAGGCCGGTGTGGGTGGTGCTGCAGCAGTGTTGATTCCAGTGTGAGGAGGGCGTGAACTGGGTTGCTGGCATTCCTGATGTTGACTCAGTCAACTTGTGGAAATGAAGGAGCTGGGTTGACTAGCCTGATTGATTGTATCTAATTTCTCTGCATCTCATGGCCAAATAATTTCTTACAGAAATCTATCGATTTAGAAAATCTTTTGGTAACTCATTGAAATTTGGATTTGCTGTgtaacaaaccaaaaaaaatcattcctAGCTGCTTTTTCCTGGAATAGTCTGGGCAAGCTTAGTGTTATTTAAGAAGTACATAAATGTCAAGCAGGTCCTTTTACTTTATGGCTCTTGTAGCTGAAAAAGTAGCGCAATGTACTAACAATGCAAAGGTCATGAGTTCATAACCAAGGGTTTATTTAAACAGATACATATAACTCTTTCCTCTACTGTAAGTAACTTTGGATAAACATGTCAGGTGAATGGACATTACAGCAGGACCCCTGAGGCGATATGGAGATAGCTGTACTTTAAATATCACTCATTTAACCTGTGTTATGCACTATAATGAACACagaagaaagagagaaagatcTGAAGAGGTCAGACACAAGATTGAGGCCAAGCAAGGACAAACTCAGGGCTACAAGACAATCTCCAGACATTTTAGTGGTCCTGTTTCCACCGTGCTATCAGGAAGTTTAAGGTTCAAGGTATTGCAGTTACCTTTGGATATGGCCTCAAGAGGAAACATTGCAGATTGCAGTGAAGGAGTGCTTGAAAGGTGGAGAAAATACCCACAAGTGTACAAGTATAAAGACCGAAAGTTAATTTAAAAAAGACCAAGACcagaaatataaatgaaaacagaagTCACAACAAAGTTCGCCAACAAAAATCTACCATTAAACACTCTCTGGTCCATATTGCTGGCCGTGTTTAATCTTCATAAATAGCCAATCCTTTCTGTATAGGAGGTGGGACTTTCTTCCAGTGGGCAAATAAGAAGTGTCAAAGTTACAAGCTTTTCTTCAAAGGTCATAAAATGGTTTGTTCATTGTAAGCCCTATTCCTAAGGGTCATAAAATTCATTGCATAAAAAtggttaaattatgtttttaatgGTGTCCTAGGAAAAATGCCAAATTAAATGGAAAACTATCAAGAGAAAGAACAAACATGTCGATTAATAATAGTTTACTCTGTTGATGGAGCTTCT
This window of the Paramormyrops kingsleyae isolate MSU_618 chromosome 1, PKINGS_0.4, whole genome shotgun sequence genome carries:
- the LOC111850177 gene encoding uncharacterized protein isoform X3, with the translated sequence MHICSDIDECELSAVSGLQACGGGAKCRNLPGSFSCSCPAGYVLALDAKNCVDVDECSFEEHCRRELGNMCINTAGSYVCQCRAGFRLEMPACVGPPCPGYNMCQDVDECSETPDVCAGWGVCENTLGSFRCVCQQGYRGNGTHCEDENECASGQHRCDTNAHCGNIIGSYFCQCSQGFNGDGHSCFDVDECAMKNGYCQHSCRNEPGSYHCHCQLGYLLEENGHNCTDVDECASPKGPCEQVCTNTEGSFQCFCHSGFQLHVDGFKCVDIDECKLQNGGCSHSCTNTIGGHICLCPEPLLLDKDNITCINVTSCQLRNGGCGHRCTVWTEGHVHCSCNAGWMLGADQRSCVDVDECSDFTNGGCEQLCINHPGTFNCSCRKGFQARADDPTKCQPFCDPPCQNYGVCVAPNTCDCPAGYPGAGCSAMCSPPCAHGGTCMRWNMCMCPAGWTGSGCHTAVCELPCVNRGRCVGPNTCQCPSDYSGPQCFSPVCTPPCLNGGRCVDVNKCTCSEGWTGARCQIEPVQCPKGCKNGGTCVGLNRCRCAGGFTGDLCEAEVTTPCVPPCQHGAICSPQNKCTCPVGTAGLRCEKLMCPVVTTVVSMARAVRKGVRESYVDRCGPLGVQLCTKYRINQARVYLQAYRVGYKIQCPEKSR
- the LOC111850177 gene encoding uncharacterized protein isoform X1 — translated: MKLPGAQIILTPLAFLVVLIVADLTTPQSNEIQQNREPELTMTQNLVIENTTKNIGEEEQDAVTTVSLVVSTPSTKPPDIATTSPCPRRGAAGCGCLGHLVLQGENCTCPNGFKQQGAAECHDVDECAQGDYPGPCGPHANCSNTAGSFLCTCHHGYLRRPEGCEDIDECELSAVSGLQACGGGAKCRNLPGSFSCSCPAGYVLALDAKNCVDVDECSFEEHCRRELGNMCINTAGSYVCQCRAGFRLEMPACVGPPCPGYNMCQDVDECSETPDVCAGWGVCENTLGSFRCVCQQGYRGNGTHCEDENECASGQHRCDTNAHCGNIIGSYFCQCSQGFNGDGHSCFDVDECAMKNGYCQHSCRNEPGSYHCHCQLGYLLEENGHNCTDVDECASPKGPCEQVCTNTEGSFQCFCHSGFQLHVDGFKCVDIDECKLQNGGCSHSCTNTIGGHICLCPEPLLLDKDNITCINVTSCQLRNGGCGHRCTVWTEGHVHCSCNAGWMLGADQRSCVDVDECSDFTNGGCEQLCINHPGTFNCSCRKGFQARADDPTKCQPFCDPPCQNYGVCVAPNTCDCPAGYPGAGCSAMCSPPCAHGGTCMRWNMCMCPAGWTGSGCHTAVCELPCVNRGRCVGPNTCQCPSDYSGPQCFSPVCTPPCLNGGRCVDVNKCTCSEGWTGARCQIEPVQCPKGCKNGGTCVGLNRCRCAGGFTGDLCEAEVTTPCVPPCQHGAICSPQNKCTCPVGTAGLRCEKLMCPVVTTVVSMARAVRKGVRESYVDRCGPLGVQLCTKYRINQARVYLQAYRVGYKIQCPEKSR
- the LOC111850177 gene encoding uncharacterized protein isoform X2, producing the protein MKLPGAQIILTPLAFLVVLIVADLTTPQSNEIQQNREPELTMTQNLVIENTTKNIGEEEQDAVTTVSLVVSTPSTKPPDIATTSPCPRRGAAGCGCLGHLVLQGENCTCPNGFKQQGAAECHDVDECAQGDYPGPCGPHANCSNTAGSFLCTCHHGYLRRPEGCEDIDECELSAVSGLQACGGGAKCRNLPGSFSCSCPAGYVLALDAKNCVDVDECSFEEHCRRELGNMCINTAGSYVCQCRAGFRLEMPACVDVDECSETPDVCAGWGVCENTLGSFRCVCQQGYRGNGTHCEDENECASGQHRCDTNAHCGNIIGSYFCQCSQGFNGDGHSCFDVDECAMKNGYCQHSCRNEPGSYHCHCQLGYLLEENGHNCTDVDECASPKGPCEQVCTNTEGSFQCFCHSGFQLHVDGFKCVDIDECKLQNGGCSHSCTNTIGGHICLCPEPLLLDKDNITCINVTSCQLRNGGCGHRCTVWTEGHVHCSCNAGWMLGADQRSCVDVDECSDFTNGGCEQLCINHPGTFNCSCRKGFQARADDPTKCQPFCDPPCQNYGVCVAPNTCDCPAGYPGAGCSAMCSPPCAHGGTCMRWNMCMCPAGWTGSGCHTAVCELPCVNRGRCVGPNTCQCPSDYSGPQCFSPVCTPPCLNGGRCVDVNKCTCSEGWTGARCQIEPVQCPKGCKNGGTCVGLNRCRCAGGFTGDLCEAEVTTPCVPPCQHGAICSPQNKCTCPVGTAGLRCEKLMCPVVTTVVSMARAVRKGVRESYVDRCGPLGVQLCTKYRINQARVYLQAYRVGYKIQCPEKSR